In Aedes albopictus strain Foshan chromosome 3, AalbF5, whole genome shotgun sequence, the following are encoded in one genomic region:
- the LOC134290826 gene encoding uncharacterized protein K02A2.6-like has protein sequence MNKSKKFRQAKTRGVYIVNHIAQHSSKRKYVPTFINGVATKLQLDTASDITVISQQTWNYLGKPAIKKPTIEAMNASGKPLQLLGEFQCEVSINGKTAQGRCFVTTAANLNLLGIDWIELFQLWSVPIDSVCNQVRTKTIDHQIREFQAKHKDVFDYSLGHCKKMKVKLFLKPDAKPVFCPKRPVPFNTVPLVDAELTRLQTLGIIEPVDFSEWAAPIVAVRKPNGRVRICADYSTGLNEALEANHYPLPTPEEIFAQLNGSTVFSIIDLSDAYLLLKPSVTLQLEVDDDSKKLLTINTHRGLFRFNRLAPGVKSAPGAFQRLVDGMIADIPGVRTFIDDAIVFSKDMKSHAESLNLLFKRLKEYGFHVKPEKCRFFQTQLGYLGHVVDSQGIRPDPEKVKTIAAIPPPTNVPELRSYLGGAINFYGRFVRNLHELRHPMDQLLKKESKWQWTPQCQDAFYKFKKTLQSNLLLTHYDPKLPIIVAADASNTGIGTVIFHQFPDGKMKAIHHASRTLAPAERNYGQPEKEALALIYAVTKFHKYLLGRHFTLLTDHKPLLSIFGSKKGIPLHTANRLQRWALTMLNYDFEIQYVSTNDFGCADLLSRLINRTNQPEEEYVIAAVNLEEDLSSILSDAAEKVPVSFAALRKATSTNTTLQTVSKHIREGWPNCSKDLPIAVQPYYHRRESLTIVDGCIMLGDRVVVSDEFRRRILKQFHRGHPGIVRMKSIARSFVYWPGIDQEIEDYVKRCTPCATAGKAPTKTTLESWPVPSRPWSRIHIDYAGPVDGVYFLVIADPYSKWPEVHVTKSTTSRATIKLLNQTFATFGVPEVLVSDNGTQFSSHEFQTFCTSQGIHHIRIAPYHPQSNGLAERFVDTLKRSLRKIRSGGETLEEALCTFLQVYRSTPTNDLEGRSPAEIMFGRPIRTIQSMLRPSERGTASRDRKKQNDAFNKKHGAVQRNFQHGDSVYAKVHSTNSWRWEPATVIEKIGNVNYNVFLNDQQRLIRSHTNQLKSRVSDKSSKNQPSALSIFFDGFGLTVPTEAPADVAPQVQPAIQPLDDPPLNNLEDSILTDDMSDGEAAGTDETEDEPTPTPNAIDEPQPAQPVTPILERGRRMIQLPARFKPYWMTKP, from the exons ATGAACAAGTCCAAGAAATTCCGTCAAGCGAAAACCCGTGGCGTTTACATAGTGAATCACATCGCTCAACACTCCAGCAAACGGAAGTACGTGCCCACATTCATCAACGGCGTGGCAACCAAGCTACAACTGGATACAGCAAGCGACATTACAGTGATCTCACAGCAAACATGGAACTACCTCGGAAAACCAGCGATTAAGAAACCAACGATTGAAGCGATGAATGCGTCCGGAAAACCGCTCCAATTGCTAGGAGAATTCCAGTGCGAAGTCAGTATCAACGGTAAGACTGCTCAAGGAAGATGTTTCGTCACAACGGCTGCAAACCTCAACCTGCTAGGCATCGACTGGATTGAGCTGTTCCAGCTGTGGTCGGTTCCCATCGATTCGGTCTGCAATCAAGTCAGGACGAAGACAATCGATCATCAAATCCGTGAATTCCAAGCGAAGCACAAGGACGTTTTCGACTATTCTCTGGGGCATTGCAAGAAAATGAAGGTGAAGCTTTTCCTGAAGCCGGATGCAAAGCCTGTTTTCTGCCCCAAGCGGCCAGTTCCTTTCAACACCGTTCCATTGGTCGATGCCGAACTCACAAGATTGCAAACGTTGGGCATCATCGAACCCGTCGACTTTTCCGAGTGGGCTGCTCCTATTGTGGCGGTACGCAAACCAAACGGCCGAGTTCGCATCTGCGCGGACTACTCAACGGGACTCAACGAAGCACTCGAGGCAAATCACTACCCGCTTCCGACGCCGGAGGAAATATTCGCGCAGCTCAACGGCAGTACCGTCTTCAGCATAATTGATCTTTCCGACGCGTACCTGCT CTTGAAACCATCGGTTACACTGCAGCTTGAAGTAGATGACGACTCCAAGAAGCTCCTCACCATCAATACTCATCGTGGACTGTTCCGGTTCAACCGTCTCGCTCCAGGGGTAAAATCAGCACCGGGGGCATTCCAACGCCTGGTGGACGGAATGATTGCGGATATTCCTGGTGTACGAACATTCATTGACGACGCTATCGTATTCAGCAAGGACATGAAGTCACACGCAGAATCACTCAATCTGCTCTTCAAGCGCCTCAAGGAGTACGGTTTCCACGTTAAACCTGAGAAGTGCCGATTCTTTCAAACACAACTCGGTTACTTGGGACACGTAGTGGACAGTCAGGGCATCCGCCCTGATCCGGAGAAAGTGAAGACCATTGCAGCCATTCCACCTCCAACCAACGTTCCGGAACTACGATCCTATCTTGGAGGAGCTATCAACTTCTACGGACGATTCGTGCGCAACCTACACGAATTGCGTCACCCGATGGACCAGCTGTTGAAGAAGGAATCAAAATGGCAATGGACTCCACAATGCCAGGACGCTTTTTACAAGTTCAAGAAAACACTTCAATCAAACTTGCTCTTGACACACTACGATCCAAAACTACCGATCATCGTAGCAGCTGATGCATCAAACACAGGGATCGGCACGGTTATCTTTCACCAGTTTCCCGATGGCAAAATGAAGGCAATACATCACGCTTCAAGAACGCTCGCACCTGCGGAACGGAACTATGGACAACCGGAGAAGGAGGCACTGGCGTTAATATATGCGGTAACGAAGTTCCATAAATACTTGCTCGGTCGGCATTTCACACTACTGACGGACCACAAACCACTGCTGTCCATCTTCGGTTCCAAGAAAGGTATTCCGCTACACACTGCAAATCGACTACAACGATGGGCACTCACAATGCTGAACTACGATTTCGAGATTCAATATGTATCAACGAACGATTTCGGATGCGCAGATTTGCTCTCACGGCTCATCAACCGAACCAATCAGCCAGAGGAAGAATACGTAATCGCAGCGGTCAACCTTGAGGAAGATCTTTCAAGCATTCTCTCCGACGCAGCAGAAAAGGTTCCGGTTTCGTTTGCAGCACTGCGGAAGGCTACATCAACAAACACTACACTCCAAACCGTTTCTAAACACATCCGTGAAGGTTGGCCAAATTGTTCCAAGGATCTCCCCATTGCAGTTCAACCGTACTATCACAGACGCGAGTCACTCACCATTGTTGACGGATGCATAATGCTTGGCGACAGAGTTGTCGTTTCTGACGAATTTCGACGAAggatcctgaagcaatttcatcGAGGTCATCCGGGAATAGTTCGCATGAAGTCCATAGCAAGGAGTTTTGTATACTGGCCCGGAATCGATCAAGAAATTGAGGACTACGTCAAGCGCTGTACACCGTGTGCAACGGCAGGAAAGGCTCCTACAAAGACAACATTGGAATCCTGGCCTGTACCTTCAAGACCCTGGTCGAGGATTCACATCGATTACGCTGGTCCAGTGGATGGAGTCTATTTCCTCGTGATAGCAGATCCCTACTCCAAGTGGCCAGAAGTTCATGTAACCAAGTCAACGACATCAAGAGCAACAATCAAATTACTGAATCAAACCTTCGCTACATTCGGTGTTCCAGAGGTACTCGTGTCAGACAACGGAACCCAATTTTCAAGTcacgaatttcaaactttctgcaCCAGTCAAGGAATTCATCACATTCGCATCGCTCCATATCACCCGCAATCAAATGGACTAGCTGAAAGATTCGTGGATACTTTGAAGAGAAGCCTCCGCAAGATTCGCTCAGGGGGAGAAACACTAGAAGAAGCACTGTGCACTTTCTTGCAAGTATATCGCTCAACGCCCACCAATGACCTGGAAGGTAGATCTCCGGCGGAAATCATGTTCGGAAGACCTATTCGTACCATACAATCCATGCTCAGACCGAGTGAACGTGGAACCGCATCCAGGGACAGGAAAAAGCAAAACGACGCCTTCAATAAGAAGCACGGTGcagtccagaggaatttccagcacGGCGATTCCGTATATGCCAAGGTTCattcaacgaattcctggagatgggAACCAGCAACCGTAATTGAGAAAATCGGGAACGTTAACTACAATGTGTTCCTGAACGATCAACAACGTTTAATACGGTCCCACACCAATCAACTCAAGAGTCGTGTTTCAGACAAGAGTTCAAAGAACCAACCATCTGCACTTTCCATATTCTTCGATGGATTCGGATTAACGGTCCCGACAGAAGCACCAGCGGATGTCGCTCCTCAAGTTCAACCTGCAATTCAACCGCTTGATGACCCACCTCTCAATAATCTGGAAGATTCTATCTTGACGGATGATATGTCGGATGGAGAAGCTGCTGGAACCGATGAAACCGAGGATGAACCGACTCCAACTCCGAATGCAATTGATGAACCACAACCAGCCCAACCTGTGACTCCAATCCTAGAAAGAGGACGACGCATGATTCAACTACCAGCCCGGTTCAAGCCCTATTGGATGACGAAACCTTAA